In one window of Gouania willdenowi chromosome 8, fGouWil2.1, whole genome shotgun sequence DNA:
- the mmd gene encoding monocyte to macrophage differentiation factor — MKRVNSFQRFMNRPASANCRYQPTCYEHAANCYTHALLIVPAFVGMTLLHFLSQNGWEKMTAWVYGAGLCALFLVSTVFHIITWKKSHMRSMEHCFHMCDRVVIYFFIAASYTPWLNLRELGPLAAHMRWFVWFMAAAGSFYVFNYHEKYKLVELAFYLAMGFFPASVVASMTNTEGVPELACGGFIYCLGVFFFKSDGVIPFAHAIWHVFVALAAAVHYYAIWKYLYRAAGGAADALLHS; from the exons ATGAAGAGAGTAAACAGCTTTCAGAG GTTCATGAACAGACCGGCCTCTGCTAACTGTCGCTACCAGCCCACATGCTACGAGCACGCCGCTAACTGCTACACTCACGCC CTCCTGATCGTGCCGGCCTTTGTGGGCATGACGCTGCTGCACTTCCTGTCTCAGAACGGCTGGGAGAAGATGACGGCCTGGGTGTACGGAGCGGGGCTGTGCGCCCTCTTCCTGGTTTCTACCGTGTTTCACATCATCACCTGGAAGAAGAGCCACATGAG GTCGATGGAGCATTGCTTCCACATGTGTGACAGAGTGGTCATCTACTTCTTCATCGCTGCGTCCTACACACCGTG GCTGAACCTACGTGAGCTGGGTCCGCTGGCCGCTCACATGCGCTGGTTCGTGTGGTTCATGGCAGCTGCTGGAAGCTTCTACGTCTTCAACTATCACGAAAA GTACAAACTGGTGGAGCTGGCCTTTTATCTCGCCATGGGATTCTTTCCCGCGTCCGTCGTGGCGTCAATG ACGAACACGGAGGGCGTTCCTGAGTTAGCGTGCGGAGGCTTCATTTACTGCCTTGGCGTCTTTTTCTTCAAAAGCGACGGCGTGATTCCGTTCGCTCACGCCATCTGGCACGTGTTCGTAGCGCTGGCGGCGGCCGTGCATTATTACGCCATCTGGAAATACCTGTACagagcagcagggggcgctgcAGACGCACTGCTGCactcctga